The sequence CTAAGATGGCATCACCGTTTGAATTCGGGAAAATCTTGGGCCTctccctgatggtgcagtggtaaagaatccacctgccaatgcaggagactcaagagacttgagttcagtctctgggttgggaagatcctctgggggaggaaagggcaacccactctaatattcttgcctggagaatcccattgacagaagagcTTGAGAGGCTACACCTCACGGGGTCactaaaagagtcggacacaatcgAACACACTCCCACACACTCCATCTGTCCTCCTGAAAACACATACCTCTGCATCTCTAGTCTACACTTGTTCCCAGCGTCCTGAGGATGGACAGTTAGCTTGCTTCTCCACCCTTACCTCTTTCAACAGATTCATTCCAACCTCAGAACCAAGTGCATTGAAAAATTTAGAGTCCACACTCTTAAGTGTTCTGATCCATTGCTCTTGATCACACGTGTCCAGGCTCCAGGTCATTGTTGTCACTGGGGAGACAACGTGTTGCAGAGAAGCTTTCTCAGAGCTCTTTTCATGTCTCTGTTCCTCAGGCTGTAGATGAAAGGATTGAGCATGGGGGTGACCACGGTGTACAAGACAGAGGCAAACGCCCCTGTCTGAGAGTCATGTGTCCATGTGGAGCTGAGGTAGACCCCAAGGCAGGTTCCGTAGAACAAGGAGACCACCGAGAGGTGAGACCCACAAGTGGAAAATGCTTTGCACTTTCCTCCTGTCGTTGAGATCCTCAGTACAGAACAAACAATTCGAGAATAAGAGAGAAGGATGCCGGTGAGAGGGAAAAAGCCCATAACACCTGTCACAAGATACAATATGACATTATTGATGAAGGTGTCAGAGCAGGCAAGCTTGAGGACCTCAGGGAGTTCACAGAAGTAGTGCTGAATTTCAACTATGGGGCAGAAAGCGAGCCAGGACATGGTTAAACTCTCAGGAAGGGCCCCCAGAATGCTGATGAGCCGGGTCAGGAGGAGCAACTGGGCACAGAGCCGCAGGTTCATGATGACCGTGTAGTGCAGGGGGTGGCAGATGGCCAcgaagcggtcataggccatcacggTCAGGAGTAAGTTGTCCAAAAGTCtgaaaactgtgaaaaaatacaTCTGGGTGATGCAGCCTGCGAAGGTAATGGCTTTGCTCTGGGTTTGGATGTTCAGGAGCATCTTTGGGATGGTGGTGGAGATGAAACAGATGTCAGACAATGACAGGTTGGAGAGAAAGaggtacatgggggtgtggaggtgggagtcTGTGATGATGGCCAGGATGATGAGCAGGTTCCCAAAGACGGTGACCAGGTACAAAGAGAGGAAGAGCCCAAAGAGAACAGACTGAATCTCTGGCTTCTCAGAAAGTCCCAGGAGGATAAATACTGGAAGCTGTGAGTGGTTTCCTGGTTGCATGTGAAGGAGTGTCTGCCAAGAGAGAAGCAGAAGCAAGATTAAATCAGTGATCAACAGGCATCTTAGAAATGTGGTCACTTTTAGCTTGAACTCAATATATTGATGAGATGATGCTTTTGCTTAATGGTCTCTTCTCTCTTGCCTGTCAGTTTGAGGTCTCCTAATGCCATTATCTTCTCCTGTGTTGCCACCAGTAGCTGGAAAAGTTTCACATGAAAACTAATTTTGCACCCAAAGAAGATCTCATTTGTTTGACTACCTTGACCCTTGGTCACCCAGGCTTCTCAAATGCCTTTGAATTAATTTGTACTTTATTACTAAAtgctttataataaaataattatttattaaaattattagtcattttatttaattatcattAATTCATAATTAATCAccattaattattattaattttatttaaattattactttAAATGCTAATTAAAAAAGCATGGGTCTGTGTATAATTTCCAAAAGCTATGATAATGGCATGGTATTTTCTACTCATTTGATTAACATGTATAATGGACAATCATGAAATAAGGCATTGAGTTAtcaatttttcccagaaaaaaattGCTACTTTTGAAATCTCACAAAACCTGtttgaaatacataaaaattatctGGAGGCACATGAAAATAAGTGTTCCAGTGTATTTTCTAGAGCTATTTTAATCATGATACAACATGCCTTCTGCAATAGTAGTGGTATGAGAAAAACCAGAGACTAGTCTCTAATtagcatattatttaaaaaactcaaagaaaatagcaataaaatataaaaatatttagtagTTTATCATGCAAACCAAATACTATGCCCAGGTAACATTTAACCCTAGAAAGCAACCAGCATTTCATATTGGTAATGTATTTATTACAGTAGAGcaaataagtagaaaaaaatccaaaaaattgGATAGTCTAATTGAATGCTAAAGATACTGCTTGAAAGGAGTTCTGAGGAAATTAAATAGGTTTCCTTACTATGAAAATAGTTTCCTTGGTCATCAGCTTATATCAACCTGCAcatgaaaatatttgagaaagctACATGAAGACCATACAGAAGACAAGTATGCATCTCATTGCCACTACCCAATTCTGTTCTGAAATTTCAAATTAATATGACCAAAGAATAAAAAAGCAATTATAGGGTCACATCTTGGGTAAAAGTAAATTGATCACATTTTCAAATGATCAACTGGCTACCTAAAATCAATTGCAAAGCTATTACAACTAAGAAGTCATTCTGGTGAAACTagattgaaatataaaaatatatcattttctttcccatttccagCAATAAACAGATGcataatagagaaaaaaacatCCTACTTGAAATTGTacaaaaatagggcttccctggtggctcaggcagtaaagaatctgcctgcaacatgggagacccaggtttgactcttgggttgggaagatcccctggaaaagggaatggctactcactctagtatatttgcctggagagttccatagacagaggaaaggggtgggctacagcccatggggttgcaaagagtcagacatgactgagtgactagcacatatGACATACACAGACTAACAGTCTGGCTCATTGAAGGCACTCAAGAAATGATATAAATAgcagttaatatttattaaacttaCCAGGTACAGAAATCATGCTAATCTCTTCTGAATGGTCTCATTTCATCTCCCTGGAGACAAATGGGATGAGAGTGCTGTCATTCATGTACATCAGAGACAACTGAACGTGGCTGTGTGTGCTCGCTGACATGCACAAGTTAATGAAGAGTGTGGCCCCTCTGATGTGCAAGTTACAGTAAGGTGAGCAGGAGGAGACTGGGCACTGGGTAAAATGTTAGGGGGCGACCAGTGTAGCCCAAGAAAAAACTAGGAGAGAGATGGTTCCTGATGAGTTAGGAGAGGGTTGTAGAAATAATGTGGGAATGAGCAGAAGGCAAGGGagatgaggaaagagaagaggctgTAATTAAACTTGAGGATTGCTTCTTGGTTAGCACTTGAACATTTCTGAATCATTTTTAATCTATAGATTTGCCCAATTTTCTTGCTCCTGACAGTGCTCCTGGGGAAATTCCTCTCTTCTATTTCCCGAGGATGCTGTGTTGTTATTTCCAATCTGATGGACTCATCCCTGGAAAGTGAATCCTGTAGCCAGCAGTCGTGCCTCTAACATGAGCGAGATGGCGCTaggcacctggagaagggaatggcaaccccctccagtattcttgcctggagaatccaacggacagaggagcctgatgggctacagtccatggggtcacagagcgtcgaacacgactgagcaactaacagcacGTGGATCTCTGGGCCAGGGTGATGTTTCTAGGAAGCATGAGAGAATGTCTTTTTTCCCTCATATTTGTGAACTGAAGGTGAGGGGCAAAGTTTATTGAGCTCCAGAAGCTGAATTCTCAAAGcttctcattaaaatttttaatttttgtaagctTGGGGCAATATAACTGCAGGAATATGGGGACTATactcaaaatggaaaaaattgcAGTTATGTTCTCAGGGGTAGATGTTGGAAGAATGTGTCTTCTCCCACTGGGACcattaaaaccttttttattatggaaaattcacACATAAACAGAGGTGAAGAGTAGTGAAGAGTATAATGAACACTCATCAACTCATCGATGGGTTTCACAAGTTACTGACCTGTAACTTGGCCACAGTACTCCTGGTCACACGAGATGATTATTTTTAAGCAATTCCCACATATAATATCATTTTACCTATTAATATTTAAGCAACTTCAGCGTGTGTCTCTAAAGGAAAAGGATAATTAAAAAACCAGATAACCCCATCACTATTAAAATCTAGTTAGTTCTTGAATtatgaaaagcaagaaaaaaattgatCCCAGATCATAagatgtatatgtaaatattttgattattattcttttttaaaattaatttttattggagtcactttacaatgtggtgttaagtactgctgtacaaca is a genomic window of Ovis canadensis isolate MfBH-ARS-UI-01 breed Bighorn chromosome 5, ARS-UI_OviCan_v2, whole genome shotgun sequence containing:
- the LOC138441674 gene encoding olfactory receptor 7C1-like — encoded protein: MQPGNHSQLPVFILLGLSEKPEIQSVLFGLFLSLYLVTVFGNLLIILAIITDSHLHTPMYLFLSNLSLSDICFISTTIPKMLLNIQTQSKAITFAGCITQMYFFTVFRLLDNLLLTVMAYDRFVAICHPLHYTVIMNLRLCAQLLLLTRLISILGALPESLTMSWLAFCPIVEIQHYFCELPEVLKLACSDTFINNVILYLVTGVMGFFPLTGILLSYSRIVCSVLRISTTGGKCKAFSTCGSHLSVVSLFYGTCLGVYLSSTWTHDSQTGAFASVLYTVVTPMLNPFIYSLRNRDMKRALRKLLCNTLSPQ